The following proteins are encoded in a genomic region of Mycolicibacterium rutilum:
- a CDS encoding selenocysteine-specific translation elongation factor: MYVVATAGHVDHGKSTLVERLTGMWPDRLAEEQRRGLTIDLGFAWTTLDGREVAFVDVPGHERFVANMLAGVGPVPAVVFVVAATEGWMPQSDEHLDALRALGVRHLLVVISKADLADPTSALAQVRERLPDAPVVLGTDIEAVQQQVISMIDALPVPDRDADVRLWVDRSFTVRGAGTVVTGTLAAGTLRVGDELEHAGRRLTVRGLQSLGRDRDRVEAVARVAVNLRGIERHHIGRGDTVRTPGAWLDTSEIDVLLRRSGELHRQLVLHIGSAAVPVQVRPLGETGARLRLTRPLPLRIGDVGLLRDPGEHRIAAGVEVLDVRPPALRRRGAARERGAELATGRVRRPEFARVNELRAMGFDTDGTRVGEWVVDDDWWAQCRQQMLAALDAWTAGHDVAAGMPLEALRQQAGLPAADLLPPLLAGTGLQVVDGVVRRPDAGLPERVDKAVRTVEEWLAAEPFRAPEADELADLHLGPRELAAAVRAGRLARIADGVVLGPDVYDRAAKVLAGLAQPFTVAEAKRALNTTRRVAVPLLEQLDARRLTRRAPDGTRTLL, translated from the coding sequence GTGTACGTCGTAGCGACGGCCGGCCACGTCGACCACGGAAAGTCCACGCTCGTCGAACGCCTCACCGGCATGTGGCCGGACCGGCTGGCCGAAGAGCAGCGCCGCGGCCTGACCATCGACCTCGGGTTCGCGTGGACGACCCTGGACGGGCGCGAGGTCGCGTTCGTCGACGTGCCCGGCCACGAACGGTTCGTCGCGAACATGCTGGCCGGAGTCGGACCCGTCCCGGCGGTCGTCTTCGTCGTCGCCGCGACCGAGGGGTGGATGCCGCAATCCGACGAACACCTCGACGCGCTGCGGGCGTTGGGCGTGCGCCATCTGCTGGTGGTGATCAGCAAGGCCGACCTCGCCGACCCGACGTCCGCTCTGGCGCAGGTGCGCGAGCGGCTGCCCGACGCGCCGGTGGTGCTCGGCACCGATATCGAAGCCGTTCAACAGCAGGTGATCTCGATGATCGACGCGCTGCCGGTTCCCGACCGCGACGCCGATGTGCGGCTGTGGGTGGACCGGTCGTTCACCGTGCGCGGCGCGGGCACCGTGGTGACGGGAACGCTGGCGGCGGGCACGCTGCGGGTCGGCGACGAACTCGAACACGCGGGACGACGGTTGACGGTCCGCGGCCTGCAGTCGCTGGGCCGCGACCGCGACCGGGTCGAGGCGGTCGCGCGGGTCGCGGTGAACCTGCGCGGCATCGAGCGCCACCACATCGGCCGCGGCGACACCGTGCGCACACCCGGCGCGTGGCTGGACACCAGCGAAATCGACGTGCTGCTCAGGCGTTCCGGTGAACTGCACCGGCAGCTGGTGCTGCACATCGGGTCGGCGGCGGTGCCGGTGCAGGTGCGCCCGCTCGGCGAGACCGGAGCCCGGTTGCGGTTGACCCGGCCGCTGCCGCTGCGCATCGGCGACGTCGGGCTGTTACGGGACCCGGGTGAGCACCGGATCGCCGCGGGCGTCGAGGTGCTCGACGTGCGGCCACCGGCGCTGCGCCGACGCGGCGCGGCCCGGGAGCGCGGCGCGGAACTGGCGACCGGCCGCGTGCGCCGCCCGGAATTCGCGCGGGTGAACGAGCTGCGCGCCATGGGTTTTGACACCGACGGCACCCGGGTCGGCGAGTGGGTCGTTGACGACGACTGGTGGGCGCAGTGCCGTCAGCAGATGCTCGCGGCGCTGGACGCGTGGACGGCCGGGCATGACGTCGCGGCCGGGATGCCGCTGGAGGCGCTGCGACAGCAGGCCGGGCTGCCGGCCGCCGACCTGTTGCCCCCGCTGCTCGCCGGCACCGGGCTGCAGGTGGTCGACGGCGTGGTGCGCCGGCCCGACGCGGGGCTACCAGAGCGGGTCGACAAGGCCGTGCGCACGGTGGAGGAGTGGTTGGCCGCCGAGCCGTTCCGCGCGCCGGAGGCCGACGAACTGGCCGACCTGCACCTCGGTCCGCGCGAGCTCGCCGCGGCAGTGCGTGCGGGGCGGCTGGCCAGGATCGCCGACGGTGTGGTGCTCGGCCCGGACGTCTACGACCGCGCCGCGAAAGTCCTTGCGGGACTGGCGCAGCCGTTCACCGTCGCCGAGGCCAAGCGTGCGCTGAACACCACCCGCCGGGTCGCGGTGCCGCTGCTCGAACAGCTCGACGCCCGAAGGCTTACCCGCCGTGCACCCGACGGCACCCGCACGCTGCTCTGA
- the selA gene encoding L-seryl-tRNA(Sec) selenium transferase, which translates to MTDPRRRVPRTDALLADPRLAEAAHVLGRALVKSVVAQAQQRARDGQIPPERVADEAVAALPHSAARLRPVINATGVVVHTNLGRAPLSRAAVDAVVTASGATDVEFDLETGRRARRGRGALAALAAAVPSAGGVHVVNNNAAALLLAAMTLAPSKEIVVSRGELIEIGDGFRLPELMQSTGSRFREVGTTNRTHLRDYADALGPDTGFILKVHPSNYTVGGFTSAVGVRDLAALEVPVVADIGSGLLTPHPLLPDEPDATTMLRDGADLVTASGDKLLGGPQAGLLFGDAELIERLRRHPAARALRVDKLTLAALEATLVGPPPPVLQALDADVADLRARAQRLAAQLPRAQVVDCVAAVGGGGAPDVELPSAAVSLPESYARPLRTGTPAVVGRLESGRCLLDLRTVAAADDDLLAKAVLACTS; encoded by the coding sequence ATGACCGATCCGCGCCGCCGGGTGCCGCGCACCGACGCGCTGCTCGCCGACCCGCGGCTCGCCGAGGCGGCGCACGTCCTCGGTCGCGCGCTGGTGAAAAGTGTTGTGGCACAGGCGCAACAGCGCGCCCGCGACGGGCAGATCCCGCCGGAGCGGGTGGCCGACGAGGCCGTCGCCGCCCTGCCGCACAGCGCGGCGAGGCTGCGGCCCGTGATCAACGCCACCGGAGTCGTCGTGCACACCAACCTCGGGCGGGCGCCGCTGTCGCGGGCGGCGGTCGACGCGGTCGTCACCGCCAGCGGCGCGACGGACGTCGAGTTCGACCTCGAGACCGGCCGCCGGGCCCGCCGGGGTCGCGGCGCCCTGGCTGCGCTGGCGGCGGCGGTGCCGTCCGCCGGCGGCGTGCACGTCGTCAACAACAACGCCGCCGCGCTGCTGTTGGCAGCGATGACGCTGGCCCCGAGCAAGGAGATCGTGGTCAGCCGCGGCGAGCTCATCGAGATCGGCGACGGGTTCCGGCTGCCGGAGCTGATGCAGTCGACGGGCTCGCGGTTCCGCGAGGTCGGCACCACCAACCGCACCCACCTGCGCGATTACGCCGACGCGCTGGGCCCCGACACCGGCTTCATCCTCAAGGTGCACCCGTCGAACTACACCGTCGGCGGGTTCACCTCGGCGGTCGGCGTGCGCGACCTGGCCGCCCTCGAGGTCCCCGTGGTGGCCGACATCGGGTCCGGCCTGCTCACCCCGCATCCGCTGCTGCCCGACGAGCCCGATGCCACCACGATGCTGCGCGACGGCGCCGACCTGGTCACCGCCAGCGGGGACAAACTGCTCGGCGGTCCGCAGGCGGGCCTGCTGTTCGGCGACGCCGAGCTGATCGAACGGCTGCGCAGGCACCCCGCCGCGCGGGCGCTGCGCGTCGACAAGCTGACGCTGGCCGCGCTGGAGGCCACGCTGGTCGGCCCGCCGCCGCCGGTGCTGCAGGCGCTCGACGCCGACGTCGCCGACCTGCGGGCCCGCGCGCAGCGACTGGCCGCGCAGCTGCCGCGCGCCCAGGTGGTGGACTGCGTCGCCGCGGTCGGCGGCGGCGGCGCACCCGACGTCGAGCTGCCCAGCGCCGCGGTCAGCCTGCCCGAGTCCTACGCCAGGCCGCTGCGGACCGGCACCCCGGCAGTGGTCGGCCGGCTGGAGAGCGGCCGCTGTCTGCTCGACCTGCGCACGGTCGCCGCCGCTGACGACGACCTGCTCGCCAAGGCGGTCCTGGCGTGTACGTCGTAG